Proteins from a single region of Hordeum vulgare subsp. vulgare chromosome 6H, MorexV3_pseudomolecules_assembly, whole genome shotgun sequence:
- the LOC123402589 gene encoding blue copper protein-like produces the protein MASGAGSCWWTLVALLIVARAFPAAATSFTVGGKSGWTIGVDYTTWASGNTFKVGDSLVFNYAKGLHTVAEVSAADYLACAAANALGSDGSGATTVPLKTGGKHYFICTITGHCAGGMKLEVTVSGSGSGPGSSSPTTPMPTPTTPYTSPTPTTPYTTPTTPYTTPTTPYTTPTSPACTGTTPGATPLTPVTPGTMPFYSYNGAAGLAPVAWASVALVCAAVAQLGLL, from the exons ATGGCTTCCGGCGCCGGTTCATGCTGGTGGACCTTGGTGGCGCTGCTCATCGTCGCCCGCGCCTTCCCGGCGGCCGCCACCAGCTTCACCGTCGGCGGCAAGTCCGGCTGGACGATCGGCGTCGACTACACCACCTGGGCCAGCGGCAacactttcaaagtcggcgacagTCTCG TGTTCAACTACGCCAAGGGGCTGCACACGGTGGCGGAGGTTAGCGCGGCCGACTACCTGGCGTGCGCCGCGGCCAACGCGCTCGGCTCCGACGGCAGCGGCGCGACCACCGTGCCCCTCAAGACCGGCGGCAAGCACTACTTTATCTGCACCATCACAGGCCACTGCGCTGGCGGGATGAAGCTGGAGGTGACCGTCTCCGGCTCCGGCTCGGGTCCTGGCTCCTCCTCGCCGACGACGCCGATGCCCACCCCGACCACGCCGTACACGAGTCCGACCCCGACGACGCCGTACACGACCCCCACAACGCCATACACGACCCCTACAACGCCATATACGACGCCGACGTCTCCAGCGTGCACGGGCACCACACCTGGCGCGACGCCGCTCACGCCGGTGACCCCGGGCACCATGCCGTTCTACTCGTACAATGGCGCCGCCGGGCTTGCGCCGGTGGCGTGGGCTAGCGTTGCCCTGGTTTGTGCCGCGGTTGCGCAGCTCGGACTGTTATAA